A stretch of the Nitratifractor salsuginis DSM 16511 genome encodes the following:
- a CDS encoding ATP-binding cassette domain-containing protein → MIRVETLKIYEGERPLVDLNFELKDSLALVGQSGSGKSLTLKALLGMLPSNLRSELKISAPFGLVRGWTLSFVPQNPFTALSPLTKIRKQWFASEEKARELFALLGLEWSLFDRYPPQLSGGQLQRIIFAVALSSDPKLILLDEPTTALDPHLREEVARILVELQKRFAFSMLFVTHDINLAAKICRETLVIREGRKVEAGPSEVILAHPRSDYTRRLLEASFARREFRR, encoded by the coding sequence TTGATCCGCGTCGAAACCCTGAAGATCTATGAAGGGGAACGCCCTCTGGTCGATCTGAACTTCGAGCTCAAAGACTCACTGGCTCTGGTGGGCCAAAGCGGCAGCGGCAAGTCGCTGACCCTCAAGGCACTGCTGGGGATGCTCCCCTCCAATCTACGCTCGGAGCTGAAGATCTCGGCTCCTTTCGGGCTTGTTCGGGGCTGGACCCTCTCCTTCGTTCCCCAAAATCCCTTCACCGCCCTTTCGCCGCTGACCAAAATCCGCAAGCAGTGGTTCGCTTCCGAGGAGAAGGCGCGGGAACTTTTTGCGTTGCTGGGGCTGGAGTGGAGCCTCTTCGACCGCTATCCGCCCCAGCTCAGCGGAGGGCAGCTTCAGCGCATCATCTTCGCCGTCGCCCTGAGCAGCGATCCGAAACTGATTCTGCTCGACGAGCCGACGACGGCCCTGGACCCCCATCTGAGGGAGGAGGTCGCCCGCATTCTGGTAGAATTGCAAAAACGCTTTGCCTTCAGCATGCTCTTCGTCACCCACGACATCAACCTGGCGGCAAAGATTTGCCGGGAGACGCTGGTGATCCGGGAGGGGCGCAAGGTCGAGGCCGGGCCCAGTGAGGTGATCCTGGCCCATCCCCGCAGCGACTATACCCGGCGGTTGCTGGAAGCGAGTTTCGCCCGGAGGGAGTTCCGTCGATGA
- a CDS encoding cbb3-type cytochrome c oxidase subunit I, which produces MLSSIKSNVLQSESKKLAMMYFRVAIILFGAQLLFGLLAGLQFLFPGFLYGILDFSVNRMVHINALVVWMLYAMIGSVYLMLPDETGIETVGIGLGKLAFWVLTAAVTVVVLVYLLVQVGPGKESTIWLINEGREYLEAPRWADIGIVVVVLIFYWNVFATYMKGKRTGIMTVMVANLMALAGLYLAGMFFTDNISVDQYWWWWVIHLWVEATWEVFVGTLAAYALIKVIDAKREIVEMWLWIEVLMLFGSGILGLGHHYFWIGTPEYWWEIGALFSALEPVPLVAMFVHVLYDWGKEQGHTEAKGEKSAIKNGPAMAWITTNAFGNFLGAGIWGFFHTLPQVNIYTHGSQFTAAHGHLAFFGAYATILIGMMYLGIQEAYGIKRMKATFKSKMAIFLITFGVLGMAVALTIAGYEQVLVERAELGAGWQAFFTAQNLPWYVQAQVWREIMGLVTFVGFVYLLIDLLTIGKKEAAQGA; this is translated from the coding sequence ATGCTCAGTAGTATCAAAAGCAACGTTTTACAGTCGGAGTCGAAAAAGCTCGCGATGATGTATTTCAGAGTGGCGATCATCCTCTTCGGGGCGCAGCTGCTCTTCGGTTTGTTAGCGGGATTGCAATTCCTTTTCCCCGGCTTCCTTTACGGGATCCTGGATTTCAGTGTCAACCGGATGGTTCACATCAACGCGCTGGTCGTCTGGATGCTCTATGCCATGATCGGCTCGGTCTATCTGATGTTGCCGGACGAGACCGGGATCGAAACCGTGGGTATCGGCCTGGGTAAGCTGGCTTTCTGGGTCCTTACCGCGGCAGTGACCGTGGTAGTCCTGGTCTATCTCCTGGTTCAGGTCGGACCCGGTAAAGAGAGCACCATCTGGTTGATCAACGAAGGTCGTGAATATCTCGAAGCACCGCGATGGGCCGATATCGGCATTGTCGTTGTGGTCCTGATCTTCTACTGGAACGTTTTTGCTACCTATATGAAAGGGAAGCGCACAGGAATTATGACCGTTATGGTCGCGAACCTGATGGCCCTGGCCGGTCTCTATCTGGCGGGTATGTTCTTTACTGACAATATCTCCGTCGATCAGTACTGGTGGTGGTGGGTCATCCACCTCTGGGTGGAAGCGACCTGGGAAGTCTTCGTCGGTACGTTGGCGGCTTACGCTTTAATCAAAGTCATCGATGCCAAGCGTGAAATCGTCGAAATGTGGCTCTGGATCGAAGTCCTGATGCTCTTCGGTTCTGGTATTCTTGGACTGGGTCACCACTACTTCTGGATCGGTACTCCCGAGTACTGGTGGGAGATCGGAGCCCTCTTCTCCGCACTGGAGCCTGTGCCTCTGGTCGCCATGTTCGTCCATGTCCTCTATGACTGGGGGAAAGAGCAGGGTCATACCGAGGCAAAAGGTGAAAAATCGGCCATTAAAAACGGTCCCGCAATGGCTTGGATTACGACCAATGCCTTCGGAAACTTCCTTGGGGCCGGTATTTGGGGATTCTTCCATACCCTGCCTCAGGTCAACATCTATACCCATGGATCGCAGTTTACGGCAGCTCACGGCCACTTGGCCTTCTTCGGCGCCTATGCGACGATCCTGATCGGTATGATGTATCTGGGCATTCAGGAAGCCTACGGGATCAAGAGAATGAAAGCGACCTTCAAGTCCAAAATGGCGATCTTCCTGATCACCTTCGGTGTTTTGGGAATGGCTGTAGCTCTGACCATCGCCGGCTATGAGCAGGTCCTGGTTGAGCGTGCAGAGCTGGGAGCCGGATGGCAAGCCTTCTTCACCGCCCAAAACCTCCCCTGGTATGTCCAGGCACAGGTATGGCGTGAAATCATGGGTCTGGTCACCTTTGTCGGATTCGTCTATCTGTTGATCGACCTGCTGACCATCGGTAAGAAAGAGGCGGCGCAAGGCGCCTGA
- the maf gene encoding septum formation inhibitor Maf, producing MIRLCSASESRAKLLREFDIDFIQSPVDFDEEQIQTNDARKFVYHASKGKLEAAEAAFGLEIPLLVADTVIAGPRGQILRKAKDRDDAERILRTISGEEIAIVSCAHLKSARRYFLDLSATHYRFAPFDETELQRYLESGEWQGKAGACMVEGFCKPYIEKVQGLESTAMGLQVEILRPWIEV from the coding sequence ATGATAAGGCTTTGTTCCGCCTCCGAGAGCCGTGCCAAACTCCTCAGAGAGTTCGATATCGATTTCATCCAGTCTCCCGTGGACTTCGACGAGGAGCAGATTCAAACGAACGATGCTAGAAAATTCGTCTACCACGCTTCCAAAGGCAAGCTGGAAGCGGCAGAGGCGGCTTTTGGCTTGGAGATCCCGCTGTTGGTAGCCGATACGGTGATCGCCGGGCCCCGGGGGCAGATCCTGCGCAAGGCGAAGGATCGCGACGATGCCGAGCGGATCTTGAGGACGATCAGCGGAGAAGAGATCGCCATCGTCAGCTGCGCCCATCTCAAATCGGCCCGGCGTTACTTCCTGGACCTTTCGGCGACCCATTACCGATTCGCTCCCTTCGACGAAACCGAGCTGCAGCGCTATCTTGAGAGCGGGGAGTGGCAGGGCAAGGCGGGGGCCTGTATGGTCGAAGGGTTTTGCAAGCCTTACATCGAGAAGGTGCAGGGGCTCGAGAGCACGGCGATGGGATTGCAGGTGGAGATCCTGCGTCCCTGGATCGAGGTGTAG
- a CDS encoding multiheme c-type cytochrome, with translation MHHPLLKILAFLLFSYTAVGAATPYIPNHKCKECHEKIYEEYEHSAHHLSYFTDELHRKVANASNPKTYECAPCHMPAASNIDALVSGKERPRERDVRERDGVSCFFCHTIAYVKKAHHFNLNLPAKQAEGYKPSLFGSYNNPDESDKHSSLKSPIYRDNVCMGCHSHKVNENNVTIFRAMHPTDNSRGCIRCHMPMVPGGAEKHNNRNRSEHHSHRFPGIRDAKFRATGYRLSVSKEPGGIAVTLENRMPHPMIIQPARAKYLKITVKRKGKTIWQNYRKSPTEDPKAYFAYYFFKDGHPIVIPTPATSEKVNNLQGKEIRTLNYKIPGLRSGDQVTVTLYGRLAKEECLRAIDLADKRFTTPMKIKELRWTVP, from the coding sequence ATGCATCATCCCCTGCTGAAAATTTTGGCTTTTCTTTTATTCTCGTATACTGCCGTTGGCGCCGCTACACCCTATATTCCCAATCACAAATGCAAAGAGTGTCACGAGAAAATCTACGAAGAGTATGAACACTCGGCTCACCATCTGAGCTATTTCACCGACGAACTCCACCGGAAAGTCGCCAACGCTTCCAATCCCAAAACCTACGAGTGCGCTCCATGCCATATGCCGGCCGCATCCAACATTGATGCGCTCGTCTCCGGCAAGGAGCGTCCCCGCGAGAGGGATGTGAGAGAAAGGGATGGGGTTTCCTGCTTCTTCTGTCATACCATCGCCTATGTGAAAAAAGCTCATCATTTCAATCTCAATCTCCCCGCCAAGCAGGCCGAGGGGTACAAACCCTCCCTTTTCGGCTCCTACAACAATCCCGACGAGAGTGACAAACACTCATCCCTCAAAAGTCCCATCTACCGGGATAATGTCTGTATGGGATGCCACAGCCACAAGGTCAACGAGAACAATGTCACGATCTTCCGGGCGATGCATCCCACCGACAATAGCCGTGGATGCATCCGCTGTCATATGCCTATGGTCCCCGGCGGAGCTGAAAAGCACAACAATCGTAACCGCAGCGAGCACCACAGCCACCGCTTCCCCGGGATCCGTGATGCCAAGTTCCGCGCAACAGGCTATCGTTTGAGTGTATCCAAAGAGCCCGGCGGAATCGCCGTCACCCTCGAAAACCGTATGCCCCATCCTATGATCATCCAGCCTGCCCGGGCCAAATATCTCAAGATCACGGTCAAACGCAAGGGCAAAACGATTTGGCAAAACTACCGAAAAAGCCCAACCGAAGATCCCAAAGCCTACTTCGCTTACTATTTTTTCAAAGACGGTCATCCCATCGTCATTCCCACTCCTGCTACCTCTGAAAAGGTCAACAATCTCCAGGGCAAGGAGATCCGCACCCTCAACTACAAAATACCGGGACTCCGTTCCGGAGACCAGGTCACCGTGACCCTCTACGGCCGTCTGGCCAAGGAGGAGTGCCTCAGAGCCATCGACCTGGCCGACAAGCGTTTCACGACCCCGATGAAGATCAAAGAGCTTCGATGGACCGTCCCCTAA
- a CDS encoding nitrite reductase, translated as MKLGTVLSYVAAVSLAATMAQAGTSKMDFAKVYEKECQGCHGPIHQGGVGADLRPKALKKKNKQMLVDTILEGRPGTAMPAWKSKFSRDDAAGMVDWLMNWKNTVELKLDLDQIKKSWKKLADREALFKKYPTPTDVKSVKDIVFATERDASLVDFIDGTTGKVLSRHKAGFAVHVTVTNKRMPRYAYSISRSGRLTMFDLNAPGQPAIASVQVGQESRGLAVSPDGKYVMAGDYNPGGAVLCDAKTLEPLKVYPTSSVIDPDGNIGPSRVAYIADTPYAPYFSFALKDGGHVYIVDYSKPDFPVVGDIPNIGKILHDAFENEGVDEGRFVYVASQGSDLMGVVDLKTKKLAAKIYTGPGTKPHPGQGSSWYNDKYGQLNATNSMNVGDVVIWNMDNKVVANVPTAGGGLFVGTSKDTPYLWSDCVLGGPHNYNKVYLINKQTLKTDRIIEVGKTKGHLIDAHTGKILQEWDATQYQTVKGKQVSSKISKETLLTYTAKHGPKVKNPVVPRLLHAEPANHGKWTFISEWTTGRIGVYESETGKFVKYIYNMTTPTFTYSVEHRQEVPGA; from the coding sequence ATGAAACTTGGAACAGTCCTTAGTTATGTAGCGGCGGTTTCGCTGGCAGCGACAATGGCCCAGGCCGGAACGTCAAAAATGGATTTCGCCAAAGTCTATGAGAAAGAGTGCCAGGGTTGTCACGGCCCCATCCACCAGGGTGGTGTCGGTGCTGACCTGCGCCCCAAGGCTCTGAAGAAAAAGAATAAGCAGATGCTGGTCGATACCATTCTGGAGGGTCGCCCCGGAACGGCGATGCCGGCGTGGAAATCGAAATTCAGCCGTGACGATGCCGCAGGGATGGTCGACTGGCTGATGAACTGGAAAAATACCGTCGAACTCAAGCTCGATCTCGATCAGATCAAGAAGAGTTGGAAGAAATTGGCGGATCGTGAAGCGCTCTTCAAGAAATATCCCACACCTACCGACGTGAAGAGTGTCAAAGATATCGTTTTCGCCACTGAGCGTGACGCGTCTCTGGTCGACTTCATCGACGGTACCACCGGTAAGGTCCTCTCCCGCCACAAGGCAGGTTTCGCTGTTCACGTCACGGTGACCAACAAGCGGATGCCCCGCTACGCCTATTCGATCAGCCGCTCCGGGCGTCTGACCATGTTCGACCTCAACGCTCCCGGCCAGCCGGCGATTGCCAGTGTGCAGGTAGGACAGGAGTCTCGCGGTCTGGCTGTCTCTCCCGACGGTAAATATGTCATGGCGGGAGATTACAATCCCGGCGGCGCCGTCCTCTGTGACGCCAAGACCCTGGAGCCGCTGAAGGTTTATCCCACCTCCAGTGTCATCGATCCTGACGGAAACATCGGACCCAGCCGCGTCGCTTACATCGCCGATACACCTTATGCTCCCTATTTCAGCTTTGCGCTGAAAGACGGCGGCCATGTCTATATCGTCGATTACAGCAAACCTGACTTCCCGGTCGTAGGGGATATTCCCAACATCGGTAAAATCCTGCACGATGCGTTTGAAAACGAGGGTGTGGATGAAGGTCGTTTCGTCTATGTCGCTTCTCAGGGTAGTGACCTGATGGGTGTTGTCGACCTCAAGACCAAAAAGCTGGCTGCCAAGATCTATACCGGCCCCGGCACCAAGCCCCACCCCGGACAGGGAAGCTCCTGGTACAACGACAAGTACGGTCAGCTCAACGCGACCAACAGTATGAACGTCGGTGATGTCGTTATCTGGAATATGGATAACAAAGTGGTCGCCAACGTTCCTACCGCCGGCGGCGGACTCTTTGTCGGTACCAGCAAAGATACTCCCTATCTCTGGTCTGACTGTGTCCTGGGCGGACCCCACAACTACAACAAGGTCTATCTGATCAACAAGCAGACCCTGAAGACCGATCGGATCATCGAAGTCGGCAAGACCAAAGGTCACCTGATCGATGCCCATACCGGCAAGATCCTGCAAGAGTGGGATGCGACTCAGTATCAGACGGTCAAAGGCAAGCAGGTCTCTTCCAAGATTTCCAAAGAGACCTTGCTGACTTATACTGCCAAGCATGGGCCCAAGGTCAAGAACCCTGTCGTTCCTCGCCTGCTCCATGCCGAGCCTGCCAACCATGGCAAGTGGACCTTCATCTCCGAGTGGACCACCGGACGGATCGGTGTTTACGAGTCTGAGACTGGAAAGTTCGTCAAGTATATTTACAATATGACGACTCCGACCTTCACTTACTCCGTAGAACATCGCCAGGAAGTTCCCGGAGCGTAA
- a CDS encoding aminotransferase class I/II-fold pyridoxal phosphate-dependent enzyme, whose amino-acid sequence MPYSRELEALRRAGRFRERRLYDPSLIDFASNDYLGLAEKRKQLHRALHRLEDFPAHAPKASMLVNGYHPVHQLFEDRIAELNGFEGGIIVGSGYLANLGLIEALVRKKDRLFIDEEYHASGMMATGLLGDRVSLFRHNDPEELRRMLRQSKAKRKIVAVEGVYSMSGDLAAREIFEICEEEGALLIVDEAHSSGVLGRHLLGIFEHYGIAPCPGHIKMGTLGKAYGSYGAYILAEASILSYLENRAKPIIYSTAPSVIDTALALENLEYIRRHAPKLRRRIGKRRQIVQRILGRRMESLILPIPVASNTRALELQRELTERGWLVGAIRQPTVPRPILRIIPRLGAPKKELKKMLSYLKERL is encoded by the coding sequence GTGCCCTACAGTCGGGAGCTCGAAGCGTTGCGCAGGGCGGGACGTTTCCGCGAGCGCCGGCTCTATGACCCCTCTTTGATCGACTTCGCCTCCAACGACTACCTGGGGCTGGCCGAAAAGCGCAAACAGCTTCACCGGGCCCTGCACCGGCTTGAAGATTTCCCCGCTCACGCTCCCAAGGCGAGTATGCTCGTCAACGGCTACCACCCCGTCCATCAACTCTTCGAAGACCGCATCGCCGAGCTCAACGGTTTCGAAGGGGGCATTATCGTGGGCAGCGGTTACCTGGCCAACCTCGGGCTCATCGAAGCTTTGGTGCGCAAAAAGGACCGCTTATTTATCGACGAGGAGTATCACGCCAGCGGGATGATGGCGACGGGGCTGCTGGGGGATCGGGTGAGCCTCTTTCGCCACAACGACCCCGAAGAGCTTCGCCGTATGCTGCGCCAAAGCAAAGCCAAGCGGAAGATCGTCGCCGTGGAGGGGGTCTACTCGATGAGCGGGGATTTGGCCGCCCGGGAGATCTTCGAAATTTGCGAAGAGGAGGGGGCTTTGCTGATCGTGGACGAGGCCCACAGCTCCGGAGTGCTGGGGCGGCATCTGCTGGGGATCTTCGAGCACTACGGCATCGCCCCCTGCCCTGGGCATATCAAGATGGGGACTCTGGGCAAAGCCTACGGGAGCTACGGTGCCTACATATTGGCCGAAGCTTCGATCCTCTCCTATCTGGAGAACCGGGCCAAGCCGATTATCTACTCCACTGCCCCTTCGGTGATCGATACGGCTCTGGCCTTGGAGAACTTGGAGTATATCCGCCGTCACGCGCCGAAACTGCGCCGTCGGATCGGGAAGCGGCGGCAAATCGTGCAGAGGATTCTCGGGAGGCGGATGGAGTCGCTGATCCTGCCGATCCCTGTCGCTTCGAATACCCGGGCTTTGGAGCTTCAGCGGGAGCTCACTGAGCGGGGCTGGCTCGTCGGCGCCATCCGCCAGCCCACGGTCCCGCGACCGATCCTTCGGATCATCCCACGGCTCGGCGCTCCCAAAAAGGAGCTCAAAAAGATGCTCAGCTACCTTAAGGAGCGTCTTTGA
- a CDS encoding c-type cytochrome translates to MAEKKASVWTSISFWRRSAAWVTGFATILLIFLTFDTMSQIRMGTDKELQEEVATGKETRRIPAPTVINYHIDYKYNEKRGLEVPVIGKKEPFFGKEWSPKEAAALLHLGKLTSQAKNCMDCHTLLGNGAYYAPDLTKAWLDPMWEKTMPAMTNKKTKEEAMVAFLTHPERYPTHARMMPNLGITEKEAMGLVAFLKHMSAIDTNGFPRGFSKGVKEYQTGGTYAQ, encoded by the coding sequence ATGGCTGAGAAAAAAGCATCGGTCTGGACGAGTATCAGCTTTTGGCGACGCTCGGCAGCCTGGGTAACCGGGTTCGCGACGATTCTGCTGATCTTTCTGACCTTCGACACGATGAGTCAGATTCGCATGGGAACCGATAAGGAGTTGCAAGAAGAGGTGGCGACCGGCAAAGAGACACGCCGGATTCCCGCCCCGACGGTGATCAACTACCATATCGACTACAAATACAATGAGAAGCGGGGCCTCGAAGTTCCCGTCATCGGGAAAAAAGAGCCCTTCTTCGGAAAAGAGTGGAGCCCCAAAGAGGCTGCAGCCCTGCTGCACCTGGGTAAGCTCACCTCTCAGGCCAAGAACTGCATGGATTGTCATACCCTGCTCGGTAACGGTGCCTACTATGCGCCCGACCTGACCAAGGCCTGGCTCGATCCTATGTGGGAAAAGACCATGCCTGCTATGACGAACAAGAAGACCAAAGAGGAGGCGATGGTTGCCTTCCTGACGCATCCTGAGCGGTACCCCACCCATGCGCGGATGATGCCCAACCTGGGGATCACCGAAAAAGAGGCTATGGGTCTGGTGGCTTTCCTGAAGCATATGTCGGCTATCGACACCAACGGCTTCCCCAGAGGCTTCTCCAAAGGCGTGAAAGAGTATCAAACAGGAGGGACCTATGCTCAGTAG
- the acpS gene encoding holo-ACP synthase: protein MIKVGTDIALIERITKSREKFGERFLKRYLDESEYDADSTDATLAGLWAAKEATAKALGCGIGADLGFHDMHIVKDERGAPHLLFDEAVTRRFGIVESSLSISHDGGFAIAVVMIVTE from the coding sequence ATGATCAAGGTGGGAACGGATATCGCCCTCATCGAACGGATCACAAAGAGCCGTGAAAAATTCGGGGAGAGATTTCTCAAACGTTATCTCGATGAATCGGAATACGATGCAGATAGCACCGATGCCACCCTCGCCGGGCTCTGGGCCGCCAAAGAGGCGACGGCCAAGGCCCTGGGCTGCGGCATCGGAGCCGATCTGGGCTTTCACGATATGCACATCGTCAAGGATGAACGGGGCGCCCCCCATCTTCTTTTCGATGAAGCAGTTACCCGACGCTTCGGGATCGTAGAGAGCTCGCTTTCTATTAGCCACGACGGCGGCTTTGCCATCGCGGTGGTCATGATAGTAACCGAGTAA
- a CDS encoding penicillin-binding protein 1A, protein MINRFVKTSIFLAILFGIALVGAFVYAYQEVKLDADKIINYRPELSTEILDRHGKHLAYVFKKRHRLYATFDELPPKLVEALIATEDTRFFEHHGVNPDAILRAIVADIKAGRFVEGGSTLTQQLVKNKLLSSQKKLARKIKEAILAIKIENVLSKEQIIERYLNEIAYGNNYYGVKTAAQGYFHKPLKDLTLKEIAILVGLPNAPSYYNPRRHYKRALNRANAILYRMKHLGWITDEEYHKAIKETPKIYRTTLTQNVAPYVVDEVLRRFRGKLADIRTGGYKIYTTIDLSMQKKARKALKYGYGRLLKRYKENPKKSDLNGALIAVENKTGDILSMVGGVDYKKSAFNRVTMTRRQPGSAFKPFIYQTALDMGYNPASKLTDLARTFVYYKNGHRKIWAPKNYERDFKGFITLRDALVHSRNLATINLVYDIGIATIRKRLKLLDVENIPNDLSIALGNLALSPQKMAQIYTVFSNYGHMIEPRLVSKIVSREGAVIYETKPKEILDFTRPEQAYLMTSILEDVIKRGTGRKAAVKGIELAGKTGTTNDGVDAWFCGYSPSVTTIVWYGRDSNRPIGRHATGGSVSAPAFAYFYRELLKLYPNMPRVFPVPDGVYEGEVDGHKELYTKISPLPKGESGDFLDEGFAPATPGERNQSEGSASRAAGSTDATDEVEMIPLDGDSAASGRIEDEQGREVVDPLHPPRKNPAPVGGDSGSLF, encoded by the coding sequence ATGATCAACCGTTTTGTCAAAACCTCCATCTTCCTGGCGATCCTTTTCGGCATCGCGTTGGTGGGAGCCTTCGTCTACGCCTATCAGGAGGTGAAGCTCGACGCCGACAAGATTATCAACTACCGCCCCGAGCTCTCCACGGAGATCCTGGACCGGCACGGCAAACATCTGGCCTACGTCTTCAAAAAACGCCACCGCCTCTACGCCACGTTTGATGAGCTGCCTCCCAAACTCGTCGAAGCCCTCATCGCTACCGAGGATACCCGCTTTTTTGAGCACCACGGGGTCAACCCCGACGCGATCCTGAGGGCGATCGTCGCCGACATCAAGGCGGGCCGCTTCGTCGAGGGGGGATCGACCCTGACCCAGCAGCTGGTCAAAAACAAGCTTCTCTCCAGCCAAAAAAAGCTGGCCCGCAAGATCAAAGAAGCGATCCTGGCCATCAAGATCGAGAATGTCCTGAGCAAAGAGCAGATCATTGAGCGTTATCTCAACGAGATCGCCTACGGAAACAACTATTACGGAGTCAAGACCGCGGCCCAGGGGTATTTCCACAAACCCCTCAAAGACCTCACCCTCAAAGAGATCGCGATTCTGGTGGGCTTGCCCAACGCTCCGAGCTACTACAACCCCCGCCGCCACTACAAGCGGGCGCTCAACCGGGCCAACGCCATTCTCTACCGAATGAAACACCTAGGCTGGATTACCGACGAGGAGTATCACAAAGCGATCAAGGAGACTCCCAAGATCTATCGCACCACCCTGACGCAGAACGTGGCGCCCTATGTGGTCGATGAGGTGCTGCGCCGTTTCCGCGGCAAGCTGGCGGATATCCGGACCGGCGGCTATAAAATTTACACCACCATCGACCTCTCGATGCAGAAGAAGGCGCGCAAGGCGTTGAAATACGGCTACGGCCGCCTCCTCAAACGCTATAAGGAAAATCCGAAAAAGAGCGATCTCAACGGAGCCTTGATCGCGGTGGAGAACAAAACGGGAGACATCCTCAGTATGGTCGGAGGGGTCGATTACAAAAAAAGCGCCTTCAACCGGGTGACGATGACCCGACGCCAGCCGGGATCGGCCTTCAAACCCTTTATCTACCAGACGGCGCTCGATATGGGCTACAACCCCGCTTCCAAACTCACCGATCTCGCCCGGACTTTTGTCTACTACAAGAACGGTCACCGCAAGATCTGGGCTCCCAAGAATTACGAACGGGATTTCAAAGGCTTCATCACCCTCAGAGATGCTCTGGTCCACTCCCGCAACCTGGCCACCATCAACCTGGTCTACGACATCGGGATCGCAACGATCCGAAAGCGCCTCAAACTCCTGGATGTGGAAAATATCCCCAACGATCTCTCCATTGCCCTGGGGAACCTGGCGCTGAGCCCACAGAAGATGGCCCAGATTTATACGGTCTTTTCCAATTACGGCCATATGATCGAGCCGAGGCTCGTCAGCAAGATCGTCTCCAGAGAAGGGGCGGTGATCTACGAGACGAAGCCCAAGGAGATCCTCGATTTCACCCGTCCGGAGCAGGCGTATCTGATGACCAGCATTCTCGAGGATGTCATCAAGCGAGGGACCGGCCGAAAGGCTGCCGTCAAAGGGATAGAGCTGGCGGGCAAGACGGGAACCACCAACGATGGGGTCGATGCCTGGTTCTGCGGCTACTCCCCGTCGGTGACCACCATCGTCTGGTACGGCCGAGACAGCAACCGTCCCATCGGGCGCCACGCCACCGGCGGATCGGTATCGGCCCCGGCTTTCGCCTATTTCTATCGGGAACTTCTGAAGCTCTACCCCAATATGCCCCGGGTTTTCCCGGTCCCCGACGGGGTTTACGAAGGAGAGGTTGACGGACATAAAGAGCTCTATACCAAGATCTCTCCTCTGCCCAAAGGCGAAAGCGGGGATTTTCTGGATGAGGGATTCGCCCCCGCGACGCCAGGTGAGCGGAATCAAAGTGAGGGAAGCGCTTCGCGTGCCGCCGGAAGCACGGATGCGACAGACGAAGTGGAGATGATCCCTCTGGATGGGGATTCGGCGGCCAGCGGCAGGATCGAGGATGAGCAGGGGAGAGAAGTGGTTGACCCCCTCCATCCTCCCCGGAAGAATCCGGCTCCCGTCGGTGGGGATAGCGGATCGCTCTTTTAA